TTTCTAATTTCTCAGAAATTAAATCATAGCGATAGATTGAAGATAAATAAGAACTAACCTTAGATAAGGTTCTACCCACAAACCTTCTATGCAAGCCCCAAACTCTAATAATTGTGTAATGTGAATCTTCTGGAACGTCCGTTTCATTCAATTCAAGAGAGATATTACCCTCCTCTATTTTTTCAATATCTACAAGAATGGAGAATTCTTTTTTACTTCCAAGTCGAGAAGTAGTAACAGACCATTTGTCACCAAGCCAAAACGAAGAGGTTTTTAGACCTAAACCGTATTTGCTGCGTCCTGTATTGATTTCTGGTTTTTGACCTGTATTAAATGCTCTTTTTAGGACTGCTTCATCCATCCCAATGGAGTTGTCCTTAATTTCAAAGTAATCATCTGAGAGGTTTTCTCCTCTATAGTATTCTATTAGGACGTGTAAGGTCTCACCATCTATTTTAAGTTGCTCGTCTAGAACATCTTTATTTTCATGATAAGCTTGAGTAGAGTTATCTATATATTCTGCCAGTGCATACCATAGCTTATAAGATAGCCTTTTATATGATTCAGCAATATTTGCGGTAAAAGTTAAATTGAAATTCTCCATTCTGGTTAGTTTTCTTTAATGTAGTACTCACTATTCTCTGATTTAATCAGATAGTATTTCTTGTTTATATTCAGAGGATTCTGCCCTTTCGGAATTAGATAAGTTGTATTTCCATCATCCAGCCTTTCCCACTTAGTTTTTCGTCCATTATCAATGACTATTAACTCCTCACCATTTCCTACATTCAGGATTTTAGGTGATGATACAGTCAGCATATTTGCGGGATATTTTGGAAATTTACATCTTGAACGAGCAATTTCAATTACTGGGTACTCTCCATCTATTTTGTATGCTTCGACCCCATCTGGATGATCAAACATTCCGAATACTAAAAGCCCAGTTCTTGGGTAAGATTTAGCTTCATTTGCCCATTTTGGGTATTCATCGACCATTATCAATACTCCAGGATCATCTTTGAGGATTAATTTCTTCAATCTCTTTTCACATAAATCGGAGTTTTTGCCAACTAAGTATGTTGATATTTCACTTGCATTGTATCGACCGTGTGAAAAGACTCGAATCTGAGTTTCGGTGTGTCCCTTGAATGGCTTTTTGCCTAGCTCGATCTCAATGACGTACCACCTACTATAGTCTTTTTTAATTAAGCATAAATCTGGCTGACTTGATTCTCCGTTATACTCAATAGTCTTTTTGAGAGGTAGAGTATAGTATTCTGGGAATACTTCCTCTGAACGGGCGATAATTGTACGTTCGAGTGTGTCTTCTACATAAGTTCCAGGTTCGAACTCTTCATACCAGTCATCTAGGATAAGTAATTTTGACTTTCCTTTCATATTCTATCACCCATAAAATGTTTTGTGCTTTCTTTTATCAAATCATAAGTTAAGTCCGATTCTCCATTGAGTCTGTGGTTTTCTTTGAATGGATTAATATCTGACAGGATTACGATTCTGTCCGTAGCTGTCGCTTTTCCTTTTGTTTCTCCCCATATCCGAGTGGTTTTATCAAATCCTTGAATATAGTCTGAGAAAATCCAAACGTTTTTAAAAAGCTTATTTTCTTTGACCATAACCGCGAACTCTCTAGCTAGTGGTATAACACTATCCTTTGATTTAGCAACATCGCCTATCACAAAAACACCAACTCCATTGGGTTTAAGCAGCTTTTTAAATTGACTTACTGTGTCTTTTGAAAACTTAATCCATTCAAACAAATTCAGATCATCATCTAGTTCTTCGGAAATCAATTCAGGATTGGCATCTAAAAACCAAGACCTAATCCAATTTTGGCGAGCGTAGTTGACTATGCCTAAATAAGGTGGAGAAGTAAGGATTAAATCAACTTTGCCTTTCAGTTTTTTAAACTCAGGTGTACTTGAAAGCGTTTTAGCATCGCTTCTATAAATCGAACTTTGACTTCTAGGAAAAGTGTGTTTTTCAAAGGTTCTTTTGATCTTCTCCCTGAGCAATTGAAAAGTGTTACGATATTCTCTATTGAGTTGGTTAGTCTGAACAAAGCGTCTCACATATTCAGGTGACATACTGAATGTATTAGGCATACTAATGGACAAGTAACCTGAACTCCCATCTTTTCTTTCTCCACCATGCATAATACCTAGTATAGTTCCAACAAGGATTTTTTCTTCCTTGCTTTTAGGCTCTTTTAGCATGAGTTTTAAGTAGCATAATTCTGCTAGAGTCCGAGGGTGAAAAATCAAATGGATTTCATCTGGCTGAGCTTTTGCTTCGGGCAGAAACAAAGGGTAGTCATAATTTTCTTCTAGCTCATCAATTAATTGCAAAATAGCTTCGGTGTCAGCTTGAACAGATTT
Above is a window of Algoriphagus machipongonensis DNA encoding:
- a CDS encoding DNA methyltransferase, encoding MNEVNYITPWANKRSNDPLHSLCSYLGSFPPSLASYFIRFFTDEGDLVYDPFSGRGTTILEARILNRKSVASDLNPIALALSHAKSVQADTEAILQLIDELEENYDYPLFLPEAKAQPDEIHLIFHPRTLAELCYLKLMLKEPKSKEEKILVGTILGIMHGGERKDGSSGYLSISMPNTFSMSPEYVRRFVQTNQLNREYRNTFQLLREKIKRTFEKHTFPRSQSSIYRSDAKTLSSTPEFKKLKGKVDLILTSPPYLGIVNYARQNWIRSWFLDANPELISEELDDDLNLFEWIKFSKDTVSQFKKLLKPNGVGVFVIGDVAKSKDSVIPLAREFAVMVKENKLFKNVWIFSDYIQGFDKTTRIWGETKGKATATDRIVILSDINPFKENHRLNGESDLTYDLIKESTKHFMGDRI